The stretch of DNA ttgaaatggttttacgatgtatctcttaaactatttatctgacaaaaaaaatgtataaacactttttgttgcaaattaaattctctacaactttagTTTAGTAactttgtcgtagaactataaataaaaaagatataagcgaaaatgttaagaaattcaatgttaagcaatgtccattgcaacgtcatcagaacgtgtgtttataaggttcataatacttttttttgtactcattaatacccaaatacccaagggaccattagggaacaaaagaacatctgcctgctattattattattatttctaacctctcttattgtaagaatagctgataatattgtgttgaagttgtcctaagtagaagtttattagcattttgacttttaaaagtcttttaaaagtcaaaatgctaataaaaaaaaagtagttttcactaaagttaaaatcgtgtctaaaatcattcgaaatcgtctgcagaattaaaaacagaataaaatacattcgcacgtacagaaatatgtagcacaactaaaagatataagttgaacaacaacttcaacacaacattatcagctattcttacaataagagaggttagaaataataataataatagcaggcagatgttcttttgttccctaattgtcccttgggtatttgggtattaatgagtacaaaaaagagtattatgaaccttataaacacacgttctgatgacgttgcaatgaacattgcttaacattgaatttcttaacattttcgcttataagttttttatttatagttctacgacaaaagttactaaactaaagttgtagagaatttaatttgcaacaaaaagtgtttatacattttttttgtcagataaatagtttaagagatacatcgtaaaaaccatttcaacccctattttcaagatggcggccgtgggacaagggtggcgaccccacaaacttggttttagctttagactgaccccccctacacttcaaaaaaataaaattgcgtcctctaaaaaacgcaaggtaaggcctaaaaaatgtaacatttcaatggactatttagcgtctagtttattggtctctggtttAGCGGTTTAGCATGACGGGGAAAATTGCCGCGGTCATTATATATGTACTAaatactagatctggcgttccgtacagtcactgtgttcgactcaactgtactgtaatccgtacacctgactttagtatgatttcaacattgacaacGTGCGGTTTTGTACGGCGTGacactcataatataagaactcgagtttaagtgtaaaccatgtgtataaaatatttgactaaaatacgtaaaattatttgttatacaagtgaataaataagttataacagtttTGATTGCCAATTTAGTtcaaatttgaacaaatagtttatatggacgttcgtgtctatagaatatacgtcaattgcCACGATCCTCCGGCTTTAGGTGGCAAAGATTTTTGTGTATTGGGACCTAAAAAAAGGTCCCtggaaaaaacttatttatttacggtTTAGGTACGCCACTGATGATAAGTTTTATATCTAGTAATTACACAGACTACAATGGCCTTGGAACCGGACCAAAATAGTGCTTGACAACAGCAATGGTCATTACTGTGGTCCCTACCTAGACACACATATACGAGAGACCTGCCACCTAGCGGATATTGTATAAAACACTTGTTCTttccgcgtgatatagtttacataatatatacagtgTTGCCAACTTCGTGGATTTACCACTAAAACTGGTGGTTTAATCCCCCATTTCAGCggaaaaaatattggttttagtGGCTGGTGGTTTTAGTAGATTATTTTACAAGGTTTCGTGGAGGAAAATTCACTAAAACATACTCATTTTGTCACACAATACAGCTAAAATAGTTGTGTGAAAGTGAGAGTTactaaacgaaatattttttcatatgggCACTGAAAAATGGCctcgctgcacctgatggtaagtggaggtgggttcaatagaatgtcgactgacgaaaaatgattacccctcgacaatcgacacaattatgccggcctgttggaaccggatatacacaggttgatcccggaacgcgacacacttacgtgggccactatggcgggttttaacaccttgtgtacggtggtcgctatccgggtgactataaaatatatcctaccactggcaaaaaataatacaattgcATCCCAAAAAGAGGTCTTCAGAATCGACGGATGATCTCACTTTTAGTGGTTTCAACAATCATTTCGTGGATTTGACAAAAAACAGCTAGCCAGAAAATATATTCCAACATTAACAATATTTGGTgtcttttgttatttaaaattgaatctAGACGTCCTCCAATTATCTCACTAATGTCATGCATACCATTTATACAAGCCAttgtttgaaatacatttttatataatttaccatAACATATTATTCAAGTTTTGCATAGAAacagtgaaataattttaacattcacTCAACGTTTTCCAGAAGTCTTCAATGCCCCGCGGAAAGCACGAAGGTCCAAAATAAAATCTTCTAAGCAAATCATATTTGTGCATGTTGGCGACCCGTCATCAGCACACAcacaaatattacatttatatttgtacttCCTCCCTGGTTTGCATTTTTCGTCGGGACTTTTCAGTTCTGGTAGAGCTTTGACGCTATTTTTACTTCTACCGATTTCTTTAGCTTTGCAAACGTGATTCGTGCATTCCAATCTTTTTTTCTTACAGACACAAATATTACAGTCTATCGTGAATGTCATGTTTTGATTACACCTGTAATTATCTTTAAATGACCTTCTCCACGGCTGATCTGCGTAGACTAATTTCTCCAATTTTCTATCCTCTACTGTTTGAACTTCTTTCTCGTTTATGGCGAAGCACAGTTTATCTATAAAGTAATTGACTTCACTGCAAGCACATAGCTCATTACCAAAACGTTCTATATCACCTGCTGTGCAAGTTGCTGCTTTGTTTTTACTCGCACAAGGTCTATTTGTGCAAGAAGACGGTTTGAAAACCCCAGTGGATTCGCAACGGCATATGTTGCAGTCTATCAGATATAACATGAAAGGGGTGCAGCCGATATTCGTCCTCAATATTTGTTTGGTAAGAGTGTTTTTTGTTTGGATCCGTCGGAAGCGGTTCCTGCAGTTAGATGAACGCCAGTCTCCCGTTGTACTGCAACTGCATATCATTGATTTTTCTATGTATGTTAGCGAAGGTTCACATTCTTTGTCCAAATCCGTCGTTTCTGGAACGAGTAGTTATAGTAATATCATACTGTTTCGTATGAGTAGGAATTCGGACCGTAGTCAATAATCAAAAGACCTTTATgcagaaaacagaaaaaatgtcCGGGATTGTCATCCTATCGATAAATCTATTGCTAAGATATGTCATTCGCATACATAATGTTAGCGTTTACGATTATAAAAAAGGCATCTTGATTATGGCCCCCATTAATTCCAAACTACTAATACAAAGCTATTcacgaaataattttattaaatcgtattttttcaCTGCTAAGtacttatttgaatttgaattctGCGGAATTTTAACAATAGTTTGTCAATgcaaacctaaataaatatcattagcATGCAGTTAGATTACAAAACAGacctcattattttttaatattgaaatttcgaCATCTgtttaaaaacatctttaacTTGGTTCAAAGGTCTATTGCTGTATGTCTTCATGGAAGATAGACGTAGAGGTACAAATACCATCAGTTAAGATGAAACCTCAGTTCTCTCAGCCGCAAATTTTTCGATAGATGGCGTTGAACAAGAGACCAgagagaaataataaattagaatgtTGATATAGATTACGCATTTTCTTACCAGTTTCGTTATTGTCACACTTCTTGTGCCAGCAATGGTACACGCCCTGTGTCGAGCACACACATTCATGACACGGTCCGTGAACTGCAGCCGTTGGCACACACATTCTGCGAGGTTTGACTGGCACCggaattgttataaaaaaattgttttgttttcttacaCGTTTAGATggattttgtttgaattttcagtaaatttctatttgattttgtcATCACTATATGTTTTTTCTATCTATATTGCAttcttatttaagtattttcatCCTGCTCTGAGTGCTTTTTGATTTACTGtgttaataaaacctttttgatttttaaactttttggCCCGAGTTTAAATTTGGAAGGGCTAGCTTATAGAATATGGAAGTTAGGCCACGAGCGGTAAAAATGGCCAGTGTCAAAATTGCCACCTAAATGTATATGACAATGTGTACTCGTATGTTGCGTTCGTGCATGGGCTGCaattttgctttaattttaattttacgtcaCAACAGCCTGTTCCTACTTATGCTAATGATAATATACACAAATAgccaaattattgtttataatacttaCACAACAGCGCATCAGCTATTGATATCCACAAgagaaaaaatagaaaaaatcttGACAACATATTCCCAGATATCAAAACGGCAAACTAAATTAAAGTCATACTTTTACTGCTCATTATATTTTACGACGTATTGTTGATCGTAAATGAGTTTAatgaattttagaaaattaatttcttttatttcttagtTGTTGCACTTTGAATGTGTATTAATATTTCGCAAAGATATTTCTGTATATCAAGGAAGAAAGAGTGTAAAGGAAATGAATTAGActgtcattaattataatcactgctttttttacttattataggGTAAATAAAACGCACATATCATTCTTCTTTATCGtttatttgtttcttaatatctcaaaacttaagtatatttaCGTATTATTCTAATACATGAGGCACGCTAACTATTAAGCAATTAAACCGTTATTACTCGACTTGTTCTAAggagttacaaaaatattaaagacaaAACTCAAACCTTAAGAACTTCATGTTCAtttgaattgtaaaatttaaaaaaatataaggacgCAAATAGATtgcattctaaattcaaataattcgATCACTATGTTTTAACGCCATCTAGTAACAGCTTATTTATactgtattgtttatatttattgattttaaaaatagttgtaATTCCTTCCAGTCGAGATATTTACtaactaaataaattcataagCTGATCAGCTTAGAAAATAGATGAATTCAGTGgtgaattgtttttaaaaacaattcttcactgatttttgtaaaaaaaaagagtGTAGCCATTTGCGATGGgtattcgataaaaaaatacttttaaaaatgctATTATTCTGTAACAACATACAGATTTCACGTAGTTTTAATAGGTTATCTTTAAAAAACgcttatttagatttttatataaaatctttaatttgaaatgtatattgccacagataataatattttattaacccgTCCGACACCAGGCCACacacaaatgaaaaatattaggtTCCTCAAAATGACGTACAAATTAGCAtctaaaacaaatacacataaaattaaaaatacctcACCATGCTCACACTatgtattatcaaaattattaaaagaacaAGCATTAAGATTCAAATATCACTATTTTAATTTCAGATCGCATACATACTATTTATTCGCTTGCTTTAcgataaaagaatatttatagaGATATTATGGACCTTTTGCTTTGAGTTAAACATTATGTATTGGATTTTGCACGCTGCAGCTAACGACAATTATGTTCAATTTGCTTTTAAGTCAACGTCAGTTGTATAACAATGATATAATAGTAgcaaaactaaatttattctCAAGGACATAGAATTCAAACTTCGAAGTATTATTATACGGCTAAATTAAGAAGCGACTGGTTGCTTACTATAATTTAAGAATCCGTAACATCTCTATTTAACAGAATTAAGCCTGACATTCAAAACACCGCGTATGAAAATCCCGAAAGATCTAATGAGTATTTCACATAACAAAATCGTTCGAGTaacgtacaaaataaaaaactaagtaTAATTAGTCACAAATACTTAATGAAAATGTTACTAGGAATCGAGTTCCTCATTCGATATGAATCGAATTAATACAATCgattgttgtaataaatatagtGTTATCGATTAGGATTTTATGTAGGCAGCTGCTGTGGATGACCGTTATTGTCCTGATGcgaaataacaatacaatatgtTGCAATACAGTTCTATCAatgataatgtttattattatattacttaatattcaaaataattcgtTTGATACTATAGCACATAAGGCTGTTTTGCTAAATAATTAGCATATTTTCCCTAATCTTTCTCTGTGAttttacccttttcaacagAACCTGCAGTTTTAAGAAATGGATAATATACTATTACGTTACTTAATAGGATAATTATCGATGTGAAGTATTTGTGTATTTTGAgaataagtacatatttcagAACATCTAAATAGACGCTAATtgtcgaatataatataaagcggCCAAATACAATAGTCgaagttgtaaataaatggtAGATAAAAAAGTGCATTAATTGCCTGTGTTATCCATTAACTGGCAgtactaagaaacagacttattatcatagCATTTCCCCGTATTTAGCTACGTAACGTTTGAGAATACAGCGCTTTAAACCTTCATTATAAAATAGAgaataaaagaaatgtttttcaaatgctttaaaaaattatcgaatTGTTTGTTCGCATCAAGATACGTTGTTTATTGCTATGTGTAGTGTTCTCTATATGTCGACTGCGATGTCCTTGTCGCAGAGACGCAGCGTGCAGAATACACTCCGCCCGTCAGCTGAACAAGTGCAATCGTTGCATTTCTGTGCGAACTGTTCGCCCGGATTACATCTGAATCCTTCGTCCTGCTCTGTTATGAAATAGGTAAAAAAGTTATATCATGTTCATTGGAAAAACATTTTACGACAGCTAACGCCATCTAGTAGTggtgtaagtaaaataaaatattcccgCGCATGCCAAAAGTTTATAACACGCAGCCGCAGTTGGCGCgggtgtaaaatttaaatactgcAAATCTTCTACAATAAATGActtcattacttttttaatcattgaaaaaaaaatcacatacaaTACGAAATAATTACAGTTGTGTTAATGAAATAGTTCAattgcataatttttatattcatttagatTTCATGTCCAATGATAACattaccagccctgtattaaataccaACTTGCAGCTAGACATGCCACGCAGGCCTTCTCATCTTCAGGGTCTTTAATCCACAATCCTATCCTAGGGAAGGGggcttcacataccttcgaaattcttacgtAGAATACTCAggcagctttcctcacgatgatttccatCGTCGTTATCGATTAggtatacttaatttatttattttcgaaaagTCAAATGTGCTTTGTAGGAATTAGTAAAACTTGTAGCAAATATGTGCAGCTTTTTAGGCGTATTTGCAGAACCTTGAAATTCCTGTCTATTGAAAGAGCTAAGCTATTCTGCTCTTTGGTATGCAGTTACCCCCTTAACCAATGCAAGATCTTTGTGACCAGTTCTGAGACGATTGCTTACGTAGGTTAAGTTTTTTCTTTGTTCATTGCAAAAATAAGCCTCTGAGGGTAGCTGCGTAACAACTCATAGTACGTTCactataaaaaactaaaaatattgataaagtgACGAGGAACGCTTACCTACCAGGCGCGGGGCGTTCGGTGGCGCCCTCTAGCGTGCACCGGTTCATGGTGCAGATGGCGTGCTGCCCCTCGTCCGCGCACCGGCACACGTTGCACTCACGGTCGAACACGCTGCCCGGCACGCACTTCATTTCCTCCTTTCCAGTTTCTGGAATAATAATCACACTGGTTAAGGTGGGTGTCTTCGCACCGCGCGCTCAGGTTGTTCATGTCCTGTCTAGCAACACCAGCGCGCCACTTCTGGCATCCGTAGCCATCCTGCGTGGGCGCTTCCGTATCACCAATTGGTCTTCAGGAACGACAGCAACGCTTAACCATCGGGAATACAGACACTTAAATACCATACTAATAAGTAATTCAGTTAGCTGGCGTAACTAATAGCTACTGTTTATGAGTAGTGGTGCTTGTTAGACGAGCCACTTGCTCGTTTCATAAAGAAAACCTGAGTGATCAAACCTCTCTTGGTCCTACTGCTGAACGCGTCTCCATTGTGATTGTTCATGGCGCTGCAGTCCATGCGAGTGCAGGAGAAGTTCTGTCCCTCGTT from Manduca sexta isolate Smith_Timp_Sample1 chromosome 4, JHU_Msex_v1.0, whole genome shotgun sequence encodes:
- the LOC115450322 gene encoding uncharacterized protein LOC115450322 isoform X2 — translated: MLSRFFLFFLLWISIADALLFKPRRMCVPTAAVHGPCHECVCSTQGVYHCWHKKCDNNETETTDLDKECEPSLTYIEKSMICSCSTTGDWRSSNCRNRFRRIQTKNTLTKQILRTNIGCTPFMLYLIDCNICRCESTGVFKPSSCTNRPCASKNKAATCTAGDIERFGNELCACSEVNYFIDKLCFAINEKEVQTVEDRKLEKLVYADQPWRRSFKDNYRCNQNMTFTIDCNICVCKKKRLECTNHVCKAKEIGRSKNSVKALPELKSPDEKCKPGRKYKYKCNICVCADDGSPTCTNMICLEDFILDLRAFRGALKTSGKR